A single window of Osmia bicornis bicornis chromosome 14, iOsmBic2.1, whole genome shotgun sequence DNA harbors:
- the LOC114878876 gene encoding protein TIS11, protein MSTAVMSTPMFECSEHLFKNAASAKAKEPTSTSATSSPGNGSAGNNGGHAPLRRSYTSLVTSLIEQHRKLDRSASEPTSRYKTELCRPFEESGTCKYGDKCQFAHGYSELRNLARHPKYKTELCRTFHTIGFCPYGPRCHFIHNFEEARIHNQKVSAQLGSTQPNIMGLNPLLSAAAAAAAAAAAGGNGCNNSTVNSTANSVTLLEQIAAFPQVAAAAAAATPNLMRTNSLSLCNSTNAYNPPPLLRTNSLSLTTSQHHHHHHHHHHHHQTGSTTVSSVIGATRPKPLNLSPTFSLGSTGDSISPSSSLSQSPTNSLASFFSDDCSQQPSVTSLPTTPFSFGQDFGLLATRQSPSPRTNNVCSPLGSDELAPRTPSPLSPNAESRLPVFNRISSTLCDFDNLKI, encoded by the coding sequence AACGCAGCCTCCGCGAAAGCGAAGGAGCCCACCTCGACGTCAGCGACAAGCAGCCCGGGAAACGGCTCGGCCGGTAACAATGGCGGACACGCGCCCCTTCGTCGCAGCTACACTTCCCTGGTAACCAGTCTGATCGAGCAGCATCGTAAACTAGATCGTAGCGCGAGTGAACCAACGTCTCGCTATAAAACCGAGCTGTGCAGGCCATTCGAGGAAAGCGGTACCTGCAAATATGGCGATAAGTGCCAGTTCGCTCACGGCTACAGCGAACTGCGCAATCTTGCCCGTCATCCGAAATACAAGACCGAACTGTGCCGCACCTTCCACACGATCGGCTTCTGCCCGTACGGGCCACGCTGCCATTTTATCCACAATTTCGAGGAGGCGCGAATTCATAACCAAAAGGTTAGCGCGCAACTGGGATCCACGCAGCCGAACATAATGGGTCTGAACCCTCTGTTGAGCGCAGCGGCAGCAGCGGCAGCGGCCGCGGCCGCAGGTGGAAACGGCTGCAACAATTCCACCGTTAACTCCACCGCCAACAGTGTCACCCTGCTCGAACAGATCGCGGCCTTTCCGCAAGTGGCAGCCGCCGCGGCAGCAGCGACGCCGAACCTCATGAGAACTAACTCGTTGAGCCTGTGCAACAGCACAAATGCCTACAACCCGCCGCCATTGCTTAGAACGAACTCGTTGAGCTTGACTACCAGTCagcaccaccaccaccaccatcaccaccaccatcatCACCAGACTGGTTCCACGACTGTCAGCTCGGTTATCGGCGCGACCAGACCGAAGCCGTTGAATCTCAGCCCGACCTTTTCTCTCGGCAGCACCGGAGACTCGATCTCGCCATCATCGAGCCTCAGTCAATCGCCGACCAACTCGTTGGCCAGCTTCTTCAGCGACGACTGCAGCCAACAACCGTCCGTGACTAGTCTACCCACCACACCGTTCAGCTTCGGTCAGGATTTCGGGCTTCTCGCGACGAGGCAGAGCCCCAGCCCACGGACCAACAACGTTTGCAGTCCACTCGGCTCGGACGAGCTCGCGCCGAGGACGCCGTCCCCGTTGTCGCCGAACGCCGAGTCCAGATTGCCCGTCTTCAACAGGATCAGCAGCACTCTCTGCGACTTCGACAACCTGAAGATCTAA